The Arachis ipaensis cultivar K30076 chromosome B07, Araip1.1, whole genome shotgun sequence genome includes a window with the following:
- the LOC107607638 gene encoding pollen-specific leucine-rich repeat extensin-like protein 4: MNCFSISNPLGLFKLLFSPCNKMHVLGCFLLLLSLFILSPSDAFSSDEASFIARRQLLTLEENADLPDDWVDNYQINLTFDNPRLKSAYIALEAWKHAIYSDPSNFTSNWVGPNVCSYNGVYCAPALDDPSIQVVAGIDLNHADIAGYIPSEIGLLTDLALLHINSNRFCGILPKSFSKLKLLYEIDISNNRFVGPFPNPVLSISSLHYLDLRFNDFEGEVPSELFNITLDAIFLNNNRFTSAIPESIGSSPASVIVLANNHFQGCIPTSIGSMDTTLNEFVVTNNKLTGCLPPEIGKLSHMEVFDISENNLVGVLPRTLMGLKEVTVLSIANNKLTGFVPKSICELENLKNFTFSNNYFNGEEEGCNPKTRKGIKLDDQKNCIPERPKQRDGSACNAVISKPVDCSKAQCEKPMPITPSSNTPSKPPKEKPTPTPSSHNNKKPRPTPSPNEKKTPSSPKPTPSPTKKPTSTPQTPTPSNPKPPKAPKHDDDYDDHYEEPKERNRPPKSPPPSPAPVVHSPPPPPPPVYSPPPPPVHSPPPPPVHSPPPPINSPPPPIYSPPPPVHFSPPPIYSPPPVVQSPPPPVYSPPPPVQSPPPPPPIYSPPPPVNFPPPPVYSPPPPIYSPPPPAYSPPPPVVHAPPPQEDSIVIPHDFGSSYASPPPPIISGY, encoded by the coding sequence ATGAATTGTTTCTCTATAAGTAACCCTTTAGGGCTTTTCAAGTTGCTATTTTCACCTTGTAATAAAATGCATGTCTTGGGATGCTTCCTCCTATTGCTGTCTCTCTTCATCCTCTCACCTTCTGATGCTTTTTCCAGCGATGAAGCTTCTTTCATTGCACGTCGCCAATTGTTAACCCTTGAGGAGAACGCTGATTTACCCGACGACTGGGTGGATAATTACCAAATTAACCTGACCTTTGATAATCCTAGGCTCAAGAGTGCCTACATTGCCCTTGAAGCATGGAAGCATGCTATCTATTCTGACCCATCAAACTTCACATCTAATTGGGTGGGCCCTAATGTTTGCTCTTACAATGGAGTCTATTGTGCTCCAGCACTTGATGACCCTTCGATTCAAGTTGTGGCTGGCATTGATCTTAACCATGCAGATATTGCAGGCTACATCCCTTCAGAGATTGGGTTGTTAACTGATCTTGCACTTTTGCACATAAACTCTAACAGGTTTTGTGGCATTCTCCCAAAAAGCTTCTCCAAGTTAAAGCTCTTGTATGAGATTGATATCAGCAACAACCGTTTTGTGGGTCCGTTTCCAAACCCTGTTCTCTCCATATCTTCTCTTCATTACCTTGATCTCAGGTTTAATGACTTCGAAGGCGAGGTTCCATCGGAGCTTTTCAACATTACATTAGATGCAATCTTCTTGAACAACAATAGGTTCACATCTGCGATTCCAGAGAGCATTGGAAGCTCTCCGGCCTCTGTGATTGTATTGGCCAACAACCACTTTCAGGGATGCATCCCGACAAGTATTGGTTCGATGGACACTACATTGAATGAGTTTGTTGTGACGAACAATAAGCTTACGGGGTGCTTGCCCCCGGAGATTGGAAAGCTTAGCCACATGGAAGTGTTTGACATTAGTGAGAACAACTTGGTTGGTGTGTTGCCAAGAACGTTGATGGGATTGAAGGAAGTGACGGTGTTGTCGATTGCAAACAACAAGCTTACTGGTTTTGTGCCAAAGAGCATATGTGAGTTGGAGAACTTAAAGAACTTCACGTTCTCGAATAACTACTTCAACGGTGAGGAAGAGGGTTGTAACCCTAAAACAAGAAAGGGGATCAAGTTGGATGATCAAAAGAATTGCATACCAGAAAGGCCAAAACAAAGGGATGGAAGCGCTTGTAATGCTGTCATAAGCAAGCCTGTTGATTGTAGCAAGGCACAGTGTGAGAAACCAATGCCAATAACACCGTCATCAAATACTCCTTCTAAACCTCCAAAGGAGAAACCAACTCCAACGCCCTCCTCACATAATAACAAGAAACCACGGCCTACACCTTCTCCAAATGAAAAGAAAACACCGTCGTCGCCAAAGCCAACTCCTTCTCCAACTAAGAAGCCAACATCAACACCACAGACTCCAACACCATCAAATCCAAAACCACCTAAAGCACCTAagcatgatgatgattatgatgatcATTATGAAGAACCTAAAGAACGAAATAGGCCTCCAAAATCTCCACCTCCATCTCCAGCTCCAGTAGTacattctcctcctcctcctcctccaccagTCTACTCTCCACCACCTCCACCAGTCCATTCTCCACCACCACCTCCAGTTCACTCCCCACCACCACCCATCAACTCTCCACCACCACCTATCTACTCTCCTCCTCCACCAGTGCACTTCTCACCACCGCCTATCTACTCTCCTCCACCAGTAGTGCAATCCCCGCCACCACCCGTTTATTCTCCTCCTCCACCGGTTCAGTCCCCACCACCCCCACCACCAATTTACTCTCCTCCACCACCCGTTAACTTTCCTCCTCCACCGGTTTACTCCCCCCCACCGCCAATCTACTCTCCTCCACCACCCGCCtactctcctcctcctcctgttGTTCATGCACCACCACCCCAAGAAGATAGTATCGTTATTCCACATGACTTTGGTTCTTCTTATGCTTCTCCTCCTCCACCAATCATCTCTGGCTACTAA